The Hippoglossus stenolepis isolate QCI-W04-F060 chromosome 1, HSTE1.2, whole genome shotgun sequence DNA segment tctcttatttttctctctctgtctttcacacatTCCCCATGATGATTGTGTGATCGTATCACAGAGTCACGCTCAGGCTAATGAAGACAGCGGCAGCGTGGTGGGGCCACTgctttgtgatttattttctctttcttccgAACAATGGGTAAAACCTTTTCACACTCTATTTTCACTTGCTTTACATTTGAATCCTTAAGCTGATTGACATTTTAGAATCCTCTTAATTTCCAGGGCAAAGTCTTTAAGTGGGAGGTTATCTGGGATCACAACAGGGCCTTCATGTATTGTTGCTGGATTTTTTTCACCTCTGCAATGAGGTTCTGCTTTTGTCTTGTTAGTTACGCAAAAAAGTGCTCAACCGgtttctgtgacattttgtggaTTGGTGGGACATGACTCAAgaagtttcactttctttaacattgtgagataaggaTTTTTAAGCatgtttctcagagaataattcataatttcattaaaaaaaaaattgacatatttagaggactaaTATTTAGGAATGTGGGCAATCTGTTGCAGATCCAATGCAAAGAATATATTATTAATGTCGGTTGCTTATTGCTATGTGTTGATTATTCGCATTAAAACTCTCAAAACACCTTCAAGTGGTTTAGTTCAACCACAGAAACTGTTCAATACACTCAGATACagtctgttttttatattattttcttttctttatgaccactcaaagccaTGAATAGGACAAAACAGAATTTCTTATATTGACAtgagaaattacatttaaaattgatATTGTAAGTTTATTGTCGTATAATGGGAATCAGGCCCAAGAATCCAATATCTTGCTGTTTGAGGAAGGGTTTAAATCGGATCAACATAACtactgtttctgttgtgttgctggaAGCCGAGGGTTTGATGAATTCTGGAGCAGGCAGGTCTCTGGGGGCTCGTGACTTTTGACTCTGATTTCGGTGCAGGGAGGGGTTTAATACAAAGGAGCTGCCAATCTCACAATCCTAACAAATCTCGTCTGCAGGGCCAGTGAATCGTTTCCCTGTGTTGTGTCTCTCTTCACAAATGTCTTCATCAgttttgaaaaaacaatttaaatctgGACAAACTCCTAAAATACTGTCCCTTAGGTGTGAGAATGAAATGTGACATATTGTTTGGTGCCTGTTGATTATTAAGTTATCTTTTTCTCCTATTATTCTAAATGCAGGAAaatacaggaagaaaaacaatatattatttatctcacctcctctttctcccttctTTGTCCTATTTTTCTAGTTACCCTCCCTGGTGCACTCCTTGCCCCTGTTTCTTCCACCTCTGCCTCCCTCACGACACGTCGCTCCTCgtctacctcctcctcctccatgcagACCTCGTACCGACTGCCCAACCCCTTGCCACCCCTCCCAGTTCGAAAGGGTGTCCGAGGTCGCCGTCCCAAATCCCAGACTATTGCTTTGTTGAAGGCAGCGGCcgaggcggcggcggcagcggcagcagtaAATGGGGCACCGCAGAGCCCTGCCAGGACTGAGACTCAACTGGCCCCCAGACCACACAAGAAGAGAGGGCCCAAGCCCAGGAACAAGGTGAGATGTCAGAGGAGCAGTAATCTGTTATGCTGTGGGCCAGCGACCCTGTCATTTTATGCTTTATGCATCATGGCAGAAATGATTTTGATAAAGTGGAGGCGAGATCAGAGGTGAACTTTTCAAGGAAAGACAGGGGGGGGAGCTTTTGTGGATGTTTATACCTGAAGAAAATGTACAGAGGAGAACAGCTTTGTTTTGTGCTGATGTGCATTTGGTGAATAGCGGTGAACGAGTTAAGGCACAGCTCTTGATAAATCATTAACTAACTGCCTTTGTAGGTTGCAGAGAGTAATGAGagagggtttgtttgttttttttgcaccaGAAGAAGCCTCGGGTGGTGCAATCCCTGGGGTCATCATCAGTCACAGCTCCGCCTCCAGAGACCAGGCTGAGCTCCAGCCACGTCTCagccgacaacaacaaccatagCAACAGCTCAAATGTAGTTTGCACAGGTGAGTCAGAGGCTTGAATGTGCGCTCGCGTTCTCGCGGATTCGACGCTTCAACCAAAATTGTtggaaaagttttgtttttattcttctttgcTGATGCTTCCCTCTCTGTGCGATGTCCTAGTTTGTGTCTACGTGAACAAGCACGGTGACTACGGCCCGAACCTCGACCGAAAACTCGTGCAGCAGCTGCCGGATCACTTCGGCCCGGCTCCAGTCAATGCCGTGCTTCAGCAAGCGGTTCAGGCCTGCGTGGACTGTACGTACCAGCCGTCAGTGCTGCTGTCCTTCCTGCAGAGCCAGTCCCACACGGGAGGAGAGGTCATCAGAGGTAAACGCAGTAAACAAGGATTTTATCTCTGGGAGGAAACCAAATGTATTCAATATGAAGTGatacagaaacagagaagaggagcacATTCTCACATTTGTGAAGCTGGAATCGTTTTTTCTTGAGAAACCACTTTAGGATTTAAAACTCATTGACATATTCTATCaaattttttctttctgaccaaagtcaaaattataaaatgactTCCTGGAGTCTTGGCTCATCTCAAGAAACTGTCTCCTATTCAGATATGATGTGTAAATTAATGGGCCTTAGAGGTGGgacaattatattatatttggaCAGAGCctggctagctgtttccctctgtttccagtctttatgctaagctaagctaagcagctGCTGGTTGcatatcaatcttctcatcagcttatttgccaaaatgttgaactgttcctttacAAAAACTCACTTTTGTAAAATGTCAAGCTGTCTGGTGAAATTGGTTTGAACTCactctcattgtgtgtgtgtgtgtgtgtgtgtgtgtgtgtgtgtgtgtgtgtgtgtgtgtgtgtgtgtgtgtgtgtgtgtgtgtgtgtgtgtgtgtgtgtgtgtgtgtgtgtgtgtgtgtgtgtgtgaaagagaagaggaataaAAGACAGTGCctgtggcagcagctgatgcGAGCACCGTTCCTGTAATCAGAAGTGACATGTGCATCTAACCTGGTTTGGGATTCTGGGATCGGGTCTCCCTTGGGGGGCCAGACTGGGAAAGTTATGGGTGGGGTGGGGTTGGGGAGGGGGTTTTAATTTGTGGATTTGTGCAGGCTTGGCTTGGGTAGGTGGGTGCAGTGCAGAGTGTGGGATTgggtgaaaatgtgtgtgtgtgtttatgtgcgtgtatatgtgtgtgattaTAGAGAGGGAGGGTGATCACCCTAAAAcacatctgcttttcttttgctttgtgtgtgtgtgtgtgtgtgtgtgtgtgtgtgtgtgtgtgtgtgtgtgtgtgtgtgtgtgtgtgtgtgtgtgtgtgtgtgtgtgtgtgtgtgtgtgtgtgtgtgtgtgtgtgtgtgtgtgtgtaaatagatACAGCATTCAGACTTATTTATGTTTATCTCCTGCCCCCTCCTCCAGTGCGGTCAGAGCATGGTATCCGCTACGTGAAGCTGCCCTCCGTCTCCAGTGCATCGTCGGTGCTGCGCTTCCTGGAGAACATGTGCCAACATCTGGAGAGCGACAGTCTCTTCAGCTCGCAGCCGTTCAGCCccttcaacaacaacacacgcTTCTACAACAAGACCAAATCAGGTCAGGGTTACTCTCCATTTTATTCTTCTGGTTTTGTTGAGGCAAATTATGAAATGACTCACTCCCACCACCCACTGCTCTCATTGTCCTTAACTCTGTCTCATCCTCTCTTGAAACAGAACCGGCTTCCCACGCTGAAAACGGCCTGCGCAAAGATGACACGACGAATGATCCCATCCCCAGCCCCCGCTCCATTCACGCCGCATCGGACTACAGAGCAACCAAGAAGGAGCGGCCATATTACCctggacacacccacacaccgcCGCCACTCCGACGCGTCAGCTCCAACCCGGCTGAGCTTGATCCGATGTGTGCACACAGACGAGTGGAGGGTAggatgtaacacacacacacataaacaaacaggaCCAAATTTAAGTTTAAATGTTAGTGATACTaagaaacatacaaacaacacaaaacatacaaagaAATATCCATAATCTTGTGGTTTGCCATGCTGCTTGCCCGTGTTACACAAAACCCCTGCAGAAATACACATCCCTCATTCAAGTGACACGGATGAAAAAATGGGCAGAtgctttaataattaataaagatATTAGGCATTGGTttgattcctttttttccctctcaccctcaccaTCTTGAGCAGCGAGCTCAACAACAGGACCGGACCACTTGAAACAGGACAAGGAAGGTTCAGGGAACAACGCCTCTTCCTGGtctgttgatgatgtcatacgGTTTGTCCAAGAGGCGGATCCCCAAACTCTGGGCCCACACGTCGAACTGTTTAGGAAACATGTGAGTATTTCCTTCATGTGaacttctgtctttgtcttgtttGATGTTCGTCGATTTTATTTCAACCATTTAAACCGTAGGCTGCACATAAAGATGGACCAAgagcctccacttcctcccattatccagaCAGGAAGCTGTAAAACCCAGCCATCTTTAATATTTGGAGGCAGAGTCGGTAGTGATTGGGGGGTGGAGCTGCGGAAGCGAAgtcctgctgatacacatgctcaaccaatcatgagtcagtctcagctgtcaatcataatgttaCACCCCATGTGGGGTGGATGTGGGCCAGTTCGGGGCCAAAACAATTAGGATAAGAACTACCTATAATGACAGCAGCCTTTGACTCtttagtttggctcatgttGGCTcacccatccactaacatggaggaggttggaTTTATGACCAGTACTGGAgctggccacttgggggcaaacaagacgttttggcttcaccttttAGGAGctgttatgtcgtccatctttttgtGCAGAGTATGATTCAAACCAGGTTTTGGAAATGGAAATGCCGTGAGGAAGTGTTTGTAAAGTGAATTCCCCCCCCTTCTTCACAGGAGATTGATGGCAAGGCTCTGATGCTGCTGcgcagtgatgtcatcatgaaGTACATGGGACTGAAGCTTGGCCCGGCGCTCAAACTCTGTCACCACATCGAGAAGCTGAAACAGACCAAGCAATAGACGATAGAGACTCGTTCTTCTCTCACGgacaaccaaacacacagacatgtattaTTCTGCAGGGACGTAATGCAGTGATCATCCACCTGAAGCAGGTCGAAGCCGCCGCTGAGGACGCCGCGCTCACGTCCTCTGGACTTTTTATGAATTTGGGGATTTTAGCAGACTGCCTGGAGTTAAGGATTTACACGCGGTGGGTATTTTATGAGCGGATTTAACTTTTTTGgccaaataaacaaataaatacacaaagattACAGCTTTGATACCTTTGAAAAAATAAGTTAGACCTTAGAtcttgagaaataaaaatagcaTAAAGTAAAATTAAACAGTAATCAACAATAGTAATTACTACAGCCATGAGATGAACAATATTTATTAATGGAAACATCTTTCACATTATGACAGATACACAACACATAAATAGTATCAGTTCATCTGACCACAGATAACATTAGTGTATTAGTTCATGTTTTTTGCCTTATTATGAACTGGAGGCCATAATTTATCAGTTAAGTTACCTCTACATTgccactgttacacacacagacacacacacgttgctgTCACTGTATTTCCCCCCTGCTCTGCACTGGAGACTGTGAAAGGCATAGTTCAGGTACTGTCAGTGAACGTCTCACTGCGTCATTTCTCACGACGCTCAACATCGGTctctgtcacagtcagattTCATTTATGCAAGTCAGTGAATGTATGCAGTCCCGAGTGTCGTAACTAACAGGTACTAAAACCAGGAAGGCTCAGAAGCGTTGGAGGTTTTTATTCCAGAGAAGACGTCTTGTTCCGTGAAGTCAGTCGTCCTCAAATGACTCAGCTGTTTTTCGACAAAGATCAGAAGTGAACTCTTTGCACCtctgtttatttaaactgtGGAAGTTTGACTTCAGAGGAAAACCTTCCATCACTTGTGATTCTGCAGCGCAGGCCGTCGGTGTAGGAAATCTGTCACTGAAGAGttgctttctcttttatttgtcACGTGCTGGAAGTTGGACGATCATATCTGATTGAAGTCGGACAGTTTCAGCTTGAGCACTGATGATTGTATTATGctttgacagacacacacgtgtacaATGACTGGAATACTGTCAGTGTTTTGACATTAACAGAAAGGCCCTTAAGTGTCAAGTTTTCCTGAACGAGTTAATGACGGACAACCTGTTTTGTATAAAGTCAAGCCAAAAGGTTGTTTTTTGATAGCATTTTGTACTGTAACAAAGTGTATCAACCTGTATCAAACTAAAGtgtaatccttttttttctgcctgaGATAGTTTTTGTGTGCACCATCAAATAACTACTTACAGGGCTACGTTGTGTCCGAGTAATTATTCACACGTCTCAAAGTATTTATCTGTTGTCAGCGGCAGAAATACTGATTTTCTGAACATTTCAGAACCATTTTTCAAACCAAATCATGTTTGTTGTAGCTGCATTTCACTCGTTTGCTCTCCTGTCGTGGTGTCAAGTCCACACTTGAAACCATCttgctttaaatgttaaactcaGGTTTTAGTCGGGGTTGATTCTTAGAATATGTTTTACATCATTCGCAGTAAAACAGACTGCACAATAATCAAGTGTGTATATTTTGATGCTTTGTCATCTATCGACCCGCAGCAtttcatgtgtgtatatattcataaatatatatatacaacttTTTACTGTAAGTTTActgtttgttaaatgtttgatatgCGTTCACACAATTAAACATCTGTTAACATCCTCTTAGCGTTTGCTGCAGTTATAGTCCACAAGTTCCTCATTTGCCACAACTTTTTCATTTGCGATGctataaaacagagaaatgtctcCTTGTAATCGATCTTAGCGATTGTTTGCAAATTAGTTACGACCAAATTGATCAAATAGTTTATGATctccgccaaagaggttatgttttgacCCGTCGGATTGTTTATTGGTCTGTTTGTAAGCTGGATTACGATTTGCCTTATATGCTTTACTGAGTACCAatcttcttgttttgttgtcagaggaaacaaaagaaaaaaattggtAATTTATGAGTTAAAGGGGGAAGGAAgtctgaaaaaataacagcattgTGTGTAGAATAAAAGGGTTGTTCTGCTCCCCTGTCTTGTTAATCATCTTTGGGCCCCCTCAGTAGTTTCTTGGGACCCATCAGAGGGTCGAGGTCCCTAGGTTGTGAACCTCTGGCCTGTCATTTCAATAGATTCCTTGAAAacttaattaaaagtaaaatgagaGATATTAGAGGATTTTAAGGggttaaagtaaattaaaaggcaacataaacaaacaaataaatgaaaaaataatgtttaagaGCACCAGAAGAACTTAAACTATGTTTattgtgcaggtgtgtgtatgtggttgtGACTTAACCTTTGACCCTTTACATGGGGGGTAGGGGGGGGGAGGTCAATGGATCTTAGACATCTTATTTAAGGAAAGTGACAGTTCAAAAGGAATCATTGTTCAAAAGATCAGCCAGTTCAAACATTATGATTATGACTCTGCATTATGTTGTTTCATGGTTCAGAAGAAAGATCCCAGCTCAGTGCTCATTGCTGAAGACTCACGAGTAATAAGGTGATAAACAATGTTAAATGATTATATGATGTGTAGCTTTAAGGAAACAGGAGCAGCTCCCCTCAGTGACACTGTggacatttatttaatacaaCCCACCTCAAATGAAATCACTGCTTAAACAAAACCTTTTACTCTCAGAAATGAAAATAGCAAAAATGTAGGATGTGACTTTGTGGACCAAAGCCTTGTGAATCTTCAGGTGAGATTTCAGACATTCAGTTTacctttaaaattaaattatctCAGTTATATAGTAACTGTAAACTCAGAACACAAAAATACCACTGACTTGTGTCTAATGCATTCAGGATAGCTGCCCATTTCagaataatatacattataattGTATTATACTGTTATACATGTATATTCCTAATATTTAAAGTTGCAACTGATAAATCTGGGGGTAACTTTAGTTGCTTTTAATATTGATGGATGATTTTTATTCCTCTTAAGTAATAATTTCTCATGTATTTGTTAATTCTTTTTTGTATTATAAATCTGCATCTCGAAAATAACGCTACAGCTAAATAAATGATATAGACAAGAAGTTTTAGCAAAAATTCAAAGCAAATcgataaaaaaatacaaatggcATCATGACAATCTGTAAAAGCAAAATAACACAATACCAAAAAacaagcatttaaaaagaaaattggagaataatacaaaataaataataaagtgaaaataatagTCCAGAGAAATAAATTAgtaattgtttgatttaataaaaggccgtagaacataaataataaaataatatgtaaaaaagCACTCAGTTTAGACTAATTTTAGAATAATGTATGTTCAAGTATATCCATGTATTTTACCAATATCATTTTAATGCTGGAGCTAATAAATATGTTAATTTTAAACACTTCAACAAAGGGTgtggatttttttaaaagttctctaagtaataataataataaaccataGTTTATTTTTTGATTCTATAATTATAAACATGAATGTGAACGGTAATTccacagttaaataaataaatgtagtggacTAAAAAGTAACGAATAAAAGGGAAATACTCCAAAACTGTACTCAAGCAAAGTACTTGAATAAATGCACTTCATTACTTTACATcactatattattatatcatatataatatattaatttgaGCTCTTTGTAATGTAACGTTAATTATTGATTCGAAAAGATTCCACTATAGGAACTAATGTTTTTCGTTGATGTGACAGTCGAGATAGTTTTGCGGGGGCACGTGGAGGTGTTGGTTTGCAGGTGGatccttttcttcttcacttcctctgaagtTACGCGGGTAAAACACAGATGTTGGCGGGTTTAAATAATCTGAGCTCCAACatgagatgaagatgaagatgaagatgaagatgaagatgaagataaagAGATGAAGGTGCGAGCTGGACCGGCCAgctgctgtaaaaacaacaggaagtcagtATCAACACGATAGAGAGACGTGGAGGAAACGGAGGTAAGATCCATGATGTGTCTTAAATCAGCCACAACTCAACGATGCACTTATAGTTTATTATTCACTGTTCAACACACGTTCATTTACTGCCAATTTcatatgttttactttattttcgtacatttaaagtattttagaTGTTATGATACTGGGAGTTTTAAAGATTTCaggtatatatatttgttagttaattagttaattCCTTGTTTGGAGTCGTCTGATCAACTGTAGAATGATTCCTTGTCactagtgagtcctcctcaaacatttctacaatatactgtcactttctaTCGTTGGTGTGCTCAGCTTTTTAGTCTAAGGAGCTAAATCtattgtgttcatcctacctggatTATCTGCAGTGAAGTATGTTCAGTCAATGttgtttcataaaatgaaactgaatttgctttattacttttcatgtgtgttgcttttaaatatgtttgtggATTTTTTTAAGCGCTTTGCAAACTTGTTTACATAagtgttatatattatatataatgtgtacacacacatagtgaCTGCAGTGGTGGGAAGTGCACTTTCTCTGGTAATTTACAATAATACTCAAGTGTGTAGATGAACGTTTGCGAGATGTGTGTTTAACAGAAGATGCTGGCAGAATAAAGCCACATATTGAAtagtatatgtttaaataatatACGAAATGGCAGATGAAGGTTCAATCTTTCTATCTAATGTTTCGGCATTTCAACTTTTTCCGCTCCAAGCTGcttcaaatagttttttttcaacagtgaaattcagatgtttcttttttccacgACTGTAGTTTGAATCTGATCAGTAGCGTTATAGTCACAGTTCAAGGTGAAAAACTGAAGTCCAGGGTAAAAGTAGTAAAGATGAAACACTGCCACCTAGTGGAGGCATCGTGTCGATGCACTTGTTTCTGACATGGAGGAAATGAAGTGTCACACAAAAGGTTTTCAATGCAATCACATTTATTGGCTTTTTTTCTATGCACAGTTACTAAGCAGCCTGATGAGCTGTTAAAATGAATTAGATATAGAATAATGGAATTTTCACAATGTTGTAACcccccaaaaataaatacaagactGAAAGTGTTGCACAGCTCCAAAATATACAAAGGCTTGGAAATAATCATgtaaactttgaaaaaaaaaaaaaacttttttctttttaatcttttattggtttattttacaaaagaaagaatttgcaagatttttttctttaaaaacgtATTTACAGgtttatacaaaaatacaaaagtgatTCAAATCTCTTTAAGTCCTAGCTAGTTTTAAACATGGAGCTTCTTTTAAATAGTTACACTTTGTCTGCAATATCAGAATTTGTCCTGCTCTCTGTCACTTATTCTAAAGTTAGTGGTATTCCATACTGTACACCCTTGAAAGAAAATATCAAGTGGATGTTGTCACACTTTCCCTTTAGGGCAAAACTGTGTGCAGACATTGGAAAACAGTTAGGGAAAGAAGAATCTATATCTATCTAAGGTCATAGATTCTTATCTTTTAGATTCCCAAGCTGCGGAGGACTGAGCTAAATGAGCACTAAGAGTTTGCATGGCAaccacagtttgtctttctAATCAAATTGTCAGTCAATCATTTATCCACTGCTTTTACAGCTAAAGGAAACAGTCTTGAAGTACCTCTTTAGCATCGCTGCTAGCACCGGTACAGTACGGAAAAATCACACCAAAAGAAAATCCTCAAATACTAggagtatttttgtttttaagcttTTTCAATGACATTTCACAGAGTGACATtgcatttttcatatatatCAACTGTATCAActctacatatttattttaattgttcaGTAATAATGTTTTGTGGGAATCAAAAAATTCTGTTATGAGTCAAAAGTAAATACAATGACTTTCTGATCAgatcaaagttttttttttttcattcttatatttgtttttttccccaaagcGGGCTTGTTCAGATATgcactttaaattcaatcagcaGTTTCTCTTTGAAAATATTTCTCTCACTCCCACAGCTCCAGCAATAGGACCCAGCACCAAAAGTGTTCAGATTCTCTCCCCCCCGACAAATTCAATATCATTTTCTTTACAGTCATTTATACGTATGATTGTCCAGTGAGTAGATATACAGTACAAGATAAACCCCTGTTTGTGATCACAACTATACAGAACAGAATTAGCCAGACAGTTTGTACATCTATAGAACACACTATTGAACTTGACATTTGAatggaaaatacaaaatcttTTCTTGTGGTATGGAGACATCCCTCAGATAAAAATAATGATATGGTGgtatccttttcttttcttctttattttcttgacTTATTGCATGCgatagaaaacacaacaaataaaacaatgagtAGGAACAAGTGAGTTTCAGCAATATGGGTATGACGA contains these protein-coding regions:
- the scml2 gene encoding polycomb protein SCMH1 isoform X1 — protein: MGRTPHRDQKEEKKERRSSITAGSALDKSNEPFSWEDYLRQTSSVAASPTCFKQSRLPPSNDFKAGMKLEARDPRNSNSVCIATVMGMMGTRLRLRLDGSDNTNDFWRLIDSSDIQPIGTCERNGDMLQPPLGFRMNASSWPMFLLRTLSGAEMAPASAFKKDPASPVKNYFQPGMKLEAVDRKNPYLICPATVGEVRGQEIFVMFDGWRGAFDYWCPFDSRDIFPVGWCSLTKHSLQPPGNFFTLPGALLAPVSSTSASLTTRRSSSTSSSSMQTSYRLPNPLPPLPVRKGVRGRRPKSQTIALLKAAAEAAAAAAAVNGAPQSPARTETQLAPRPHKKRGPKPRNKKKPRVVQSLGSSSVTAPPPETRLSSSHVSADNNNHSNSSNVVCTVCVYVNKHGDYGPNLDRKLVQQLPDHFGPAPVNAVLQQAVQACVDCTYQPSVLLSFLQSQSHTGGEVIRVRSEHGIRYVKLPSVSSASSVLRFLENMCQHLESDSLFSSQPFSPFNNNTRFYNKTKSEPASHAENGLRKDDTTNDPIPSPRSIHAASDYRATKKERPYYPGHTHTPPPLRRVSSNPAELDPMCAHRRVEASSTTGPDHLKQDKEGSGNNASSWSVDDVIRFVQEADPQTLGPHVELFRKHEIDGKALMLLRSDVIMKYMGLKLGPALKLCHHIEKLKQTKQ
- the scml2 gene encoding polycomb protein SCMH1 isoform X2, translating into MGRTPHRDQKEEKKERRSSITAGSALDKSNEPFSWEDYLRQTSSVAASPTCFKQSRLPPSNDFKAGMKLEARDPRNSNSVCIATVMGMMGTRLRLRLDGSDNTNDFWRLIDSSDIQPIGTCERNGDMLQPPLGFRMNASSWPMFLLRTLSGAEMAPASAFKKDPASPVKNYFQPGMKLEAVDRKNPYLICPATVGEVRGQEIFVMFDGWRGAFDYWCPFDSRDIFPVGWCSLTKHSLQPPGNFFTLPGALLAPVSSTSASLTTRRSSSTSSSSMQTSYRLPNPLPPLPVRKGVRGRRPKSQTIALLKAAAEAAAAAAAVNGAPQSPARTETQLAPRPHKKRGPKPRNKKPRVVQSLGSSSVTAPPPETRLSSSHVSADNNNHSNSSNVVCTVCVYVNKHGDYGPNLDRKLVQQLPDHFGPAPVNAVLQQAVQACVDCTYQPSVLLSFLQSQSHTGGEVIRVRSEHGIRYVKLPSVSSASSVLRFLENMCQHLESDSLFSSQPFSPFNNNTRFYNKTKSEPASHAENGLRKDDTTNDPIPSPRSIHAASDYRATKKERPYYPGHTHTPPPLRRVSSNPAELDPMCAHRRVEASSTTGPDHLKQDKEGSGNNASSWSVDDVIRFVQEADPQTLGPHVELFRKHEIDGKALMLLRSDVIMKYMGLKLGPALKLCHHIEKLKQTKQ